The Toxorhynchites rutilus septentrionalis strain SRP chromosome 3, ASM2978413v1, whole genome shotgun sequence genome includes a region encoding these proteins:
- the LOC129778572 gene encoding DNA-directed RNA polymerase II subunit RPB9: MAYDAAAHDDGPGFVGIRFCQECNNMLYPKEDKENKILLYACRNCDYKQEADSNCIYVNKIMHEIDELTHIVPDVISDPTLPRTEEHACPKCTHREAVFFQAQTRRAEEEMRLYYVCTNPNCCHRWTE, encoded by the exons ATGGCTTATGACGCTGCTGCCCACGACGATGGACCAGGGTTTGTTGGTATCCGTTTTTGTCAAGAATG CAATAATATGTTGTACCCGAAAGAGgataaagaaaacaaaatcctGCTGTACGCGTGCCGAAATTGTGATTACAAACAAGAAGCCGATTCCAACTGCATCTACGTGAACAAAATTATGCACGAAATTGA CGAGTTAACGCATATTGTGCCAGACGTAATATCGGATCCAACACTACCCCGAACGGAGGAACATGCTTGTCCCAAGTGCACTCATCGGGAAGCAGTCTTTTTCCAGGCACAAACACGACGAGCTGAAGAGGAAATGAGACTGTATTATGTGTGTACTAATCCGAATTGC